The DNA sequence TACACAATCTATTTAGTCATCCACAAAGTAAAAATTGGTTTAGTATCTCTTTGGCACAATGGTCGTTGCATCGTACCATAGGCAAAGGTGAGTTGAAAAATATTGACTTCCCAGCATTTGCCGCCAATGAGTTTGATATCCATGCGGTCGAGTACGTCAGTAGGTTCTTTAAAGACGAGGCTAAGAATATCACTTACTTGAAAGATTTAAATGCGAGAGCCGCAGATCACAATGTCGCGAATGTATTGATCATGGTCGACGGTGAAGGGGATCTGGGTGATGCAGATGCGAGCAAAAGAACGAAAGCCGTGGAAAACCACTACCAATGGATAGATGCCGCGCAACAGCTAGGCTGCCATGCGATCCGCGTGAATGCCGCTGGCAAAGGCACGCCAGATGAAGTGGCAAAGCGCGTGATCGATAGTTTGAGAACGTTGGCTTTATATGGCCAAGATGCTGGTATTAGTGTGGTGGTAGAGAATCACGGCGGTATTTCATCCGACGGCGCTTGGCTTTCAAAAGTGCTTAAAACGGTGGATCACAAGAACTGTGGGTCGCTGCCGGATTTTGGTAATTTTTACGAATACGATCGTTATCAGGGAGTGAAAGACTTAATGCCATTTGCGAAAGGTGTTAGCGCGAAATCCAATGTTTTCGATGCACAAGGTATGGAAGCCAATATCGATTACACACGCATGATGAAGATTGTACGCGACGCAGGATATACTGGCTACGTAGGGATTGAGTACGAGGGGGATAAACACAGCGAGATTGAAGGGATCAAATTAACCAAGACCTTACTAGAGCGTTTTCAAATGGCATAACATGTAAAAGATCTATGACGCTACCGCAGATATGTCGTTATTTTTCTTTTCTTTGTATACCTCACATCACCTATGAGCACGTTGCGAATGACGTAACGTAGCGATGTGCGCAAAAACTAATCAGAGATTGTTTTAAAACTTATATGAACCAACACAACGAAGAAGGCCTGGTAAATCACCTGGCCAAGAAGGGTATTGACGACAAGATGGTCTTCGGGCATCCGGCTGGTTTGCTGGTGCTATTTTTTACTGAAATGTGGGAGCGTTTCAGTTATTATGGAATGCGCGCTTTACTAACGGTATTTCTGGTTTCAGAAATCGCTAAAGGAGGATGGGGCTGGAATAACGAAGAAGCCCTATCACTGTACAAATGGTATACCACACTGGTATACTTTACGCCACTAATAGGTGGTATTATTGCCGATAAATTAACGGGTTACAAGAAAGCCATA is a window from the Sphingobacterium sp. lm-10 genome containing:
- a CDS encoding sugar phosphate isomerase/epimerase family protein, which encodes MQSRRTFLQNMSLVGAGLALSPVHNLFSHPQSKNWFSISLAQWSLHRTIGKGELKNIDFPAFAANEFDIHAVEYVSRFFKDEAKNITYLKDLNARAADHNVANVLIMVDGEGDLGDADASKRTKAVENHYQWIDAAQQLGCHAIRVNAAGKGTPDEVAKRVIDSLRTLALYGQDAGISVVVENHGGISSDGAWLSKVLKTVDHKNCGSLPDFGNFYEYDRYQGVKDLMPFAKGVSAKSNVFDAQGMEANIDYTRMMKIVRDAGYTGYVGIEYEGDKHSEIEGIKLTKTLLERFQMA